One genomic region from Cydia amplana chromosome Z, ilCydAmpl1.1, whole genome shotgun sequence encodes:
- the LOC134661593 gene encoding hormone receptor 4 isoform X4, with protein sequence MTSTMGIMTLSRGPCDLDNMSLFQDLKLKRRKVDSRCSSDGESAADTSTSSPDPGPPSPRMADAGCSTPPHPPPMFDDGSSPTPTPACHPTVIRSAPPYSVIKFEGAASSNKSDNSHAIKHASPTQHSSVKLEGPPPEPPLPYRPRAPAPPPPAVHSPLAPGPWPPAACINGVKPELIGGHFPPQPQEPKTGARGPTQWRGAPAVIMGESGGVRTMFWTLPAPTPGGEASATPSGSHTPTPPASDPSTCSEESAARLLLNLGGELRRQRGPPLNMELLWAGDVSQLPAHQQLHALNLSAAAGSTAGASGAPAPSPHAMPRPELRAYAPEAEREEDEQPMICMICEDKATGLHYGIITCEGCKGFFKRTVQNRRVYTCVADGGCEITKAQRNRCQYCRFKKCIEQGMVLQAVREDRMPGGRNSGAVYNLYKVKYKKHKKANKAATTTSRASPPEKPKEPMPPLPPHLVNGTILKTALTNPSEVVHLRARLESAVSSSRDRAVPLDRALHMIRALIDCDAMEDIATVRHLPDLLHDTSEIGDKLCKIGDSIVHKMVAWTKKLPFIMEIPMEIHSKLLMEKWHEISVLTTAAFQAMHGKHAHAPPSSDHEHDFVQEVNANLRTLQNCLTSLMGRPITLEQLRLDVGLVVEKMTQITCVFRRIQLRMEEYVCLKVYILLNQEVELEGIQERYVQVLRSYLEHAAPHHPGRLQELFARIPEIQAAANLLLESKMFYVPFVLNSAEIR encoded by the exons GCGAGTCGGCTGCCGATACCAGCACGTCGTCGCCGGACCCGGGCCCGCCCTCGCCGCGCATGGCCGACGCCGGCTGCAGCACGCCGCCGCACCCGCCGCCCATGTTCGACGACGGCAGCTCACCCACGCCCACCCCGGCCTGCCACCCCACCGTCATTCGCTCGGCGCCGCCATACTCCGTCATCAAGTTTGAAGGAGCCGCCAGCTCCAACAAGTCTGACAATTCGCATGCCATTAAACACGCGTCGCCCACGCAACACTCCTCCGTGAAGCTGGAGGGCCCGCCGCCGGAGCCGCCGCTCCCGTACAGGCCGcgagcgcccgcgccgccgccgcccgccgtgCACTCTCCTCTCGCGCCGGGGCCCTGGCCGCCAGCCGCTTGCATCAACGGCGTCAAGCCCGAACTTATCGGCGGCCACTTCCCGCCACAACCGCAGGAGCCCAAGACTGGTGCGCGAGGGCCTACGCAATGGAGAGGGGCGCCCGCCGTTATCATGGGTGAATCCGGGGGTGTACGCACAATGTTCTGGACGTTACCGGCGCCCACTCCCGGGGGTGAGGCATCTGCAACGCCGAGCGGGTCGCACACGCCAACACCGCCGGCTTCCGACCCCTCTACATGTAGCGAGGAATCTGCGGCTAGGCTGCTTTTAAACCTTGGTGGTGAGTTAAGGCGACAGCGCGGCCCGCCATTGAACATGGAACTGTTATGGGCAGGCGACGTATCACAGCTGCCAGCTCACCAACAGCTCCACGCTCTGAACCTGAGTGCGGCGGCAGGCAGCACGGCCGGAGCTTCAGGCGCGCCGGCCCCAAGCCCACACGCTATGCCTCGTCCAGAACTCCGCGCCTACGCGCCCGAAGCTGAACGTGAAGAAGATGAACAGCCCATGATCTGCATGATATGCGAAGACAAAGCAACAGGTTTACATTACGGAATTATCACCTGTGAGGGATGCAAAGGCTTCTTCAAGAGAACTGTACAGAATAGACGCGTGTACACATGCGTCGCTGATGGAGGCTGTGAAATCACAAAAGCGCAAAGAAATCGATGTCAATACTGTCGCTTCAAGAAATGTATCGAACAAGGCATGGTTTTACAAG CTGTGAGAGAAGACCGCATGCCAGGAGGACGAAATAGCGGCGCagtgtacaatttgtacaaagTAAAATATAAGAAGCACAAAAAGGCAAATAAAGCAGCGACAACAACAAGCCGGGCGTCGCCACCAGAAAAGCCTAAAGAGCCAATGCCACCTCTCCCGCCACATCTGGTCAACGGCACTATTCTTAAGACTGCTCTCACCAATCCTAGTGag GTTGTCCACCTAAGGGCTCGATTAGAGAGCGCAGTATCATCCTCGCGGGACCGCGCGGTGCCGCTGGACAGGGCGCTGCACATGATCCGTGCCCTCATCGACTGCGATGCTATGGAGGACATCGCCACCGTGCGCCACCTACCCGATCTCCTGCACGACACCTCAGAAATAGGCGACAAGCTCTGCAAAATCGGGGACTCCATCGTTCACAAGATGGTCGCGTGGACGAAGAAACTCCCGTTTATAATGGAGATTCCGATGGAAATACACTCCAAGCTGCTGATGGAAAAGTGGCACGAGATCTCTGTGCTGACGACGGCGGCGTTCCAGGCGATGCACGGGAAGCACGCGCACGCGCCGCCCTCCTCGGACCACGAGCACGACTTCGTACAAGAG GTGAACGCAAACCTGCGGACGCTACAGAACTGCCTCACCTCGCTGATGGGGCGCCCCATCACCCTGGAGCAGCTGCGGCTGGACGTGGGGCTGGTGGTGGAGAAGATGACGCAGATCACCTGCGTCTTCCGCCGCATACAGCTTCGGATGGAGGAGTACGTCTGCCTCAAAGTCTACATATTGTTGAACCAAG AAGTGGAACTGGAAGGCATTCAGGAGCGATACGTGCAGGTTTTACGCAGTTATCTGGAACACGCAGCTCCCCACCATCCCGGCAGATTGCAGGAACTTTTTGCCAGGATACCTGAG ATCCAAGCAGCGGCGAACCTCCTACTCGAGAGCAAGATGTTCTATGTGCCGTTTGTGTTAAACTCGGCAGAGATCAGATAG
- the LOC134661593 gene encoding hormone receptor 4 isoform X3, giving the protein MTSTMGIMTLSRGPCDLDNMSLFQDLKLKRRKVDSRCSSDGESAADTSTSSPDPGPPSPRMADAGCSTPPHPPPMFDDGSSPTPTPACHPTVIRSAPPYSVIKFEGAASSNKSDNSHAIKHASPTQHSSVKLEGPPPEPPLPYRPRAPAPPPPAVHSPLAPGPWPPAACINGVKPELIGGHFPPQPQEPKTGARGPTQWRGAPAVIMGESGGVRTMFWTLPAPTPGGEASATPSGSHTPTPPASDPSTCSEESAARLLLNLGGELRRQRGPPLNMELLWAGDVSQLPAHQQLHALNLSAAAGSTAGASGAPAPSPHAMPRPELRAYAPEAEREEDEQPMICMICEDKATGLHYGIITCEGCKGFFKRTVQNRRVYTCVADGGCEITKAQRNRCQYCRFKKCIEQGMVLQAVREDRMPGGRNSGAVYNLYKVKYKKHKKANKAATTTSRASPPEKPKEPMPPLPPHLVNGTILKTALTNPSEMCCVQVVHLRARLESAVSSSRDRAVPLDRALHMIRALIDCDAMEDIATVRHLPDLLHDTSEIGDKLCKIGDSIVHKMVAWTKKLPFIMEIPMEIHSKLLMEKWHEISVLTTAAFQAMHGKHAHAPPSSDHEHDFVQEVNANLRTLQNCLTSLMGRPITLEQLRLDVGLVVEKMTQITCVFRRIQLRMEEYVCLKVYILLNQEVELEGIQERYVQVLRSYLEHAAPHHPGRLQELFARIPEIQAAANLLLESKMFYVPFVLNSAEIR; this is encoded by the exons GCGAGTCGGCTGCCGATACCAGCACGTCGTCGCCGGACCCGGGCCCGCCCTCGCCGCGCATGGCCGACGCCGGCTGCAGCACGCCGCCGCACCCGCCGCCCATGTTCGACGACGGCAGCTCACCCACGCCCACCCCGGCCTGCCACCCCACCGTCATTCGCTCGGCGCCGCCATACTCCGTCATCAAGTTTGAAGGAGCCGCCAGCTCCAACAAGTCTGACAATTCGCATGCCATTAAACACGCGTCGCCCACGCAACACTCCTCCGTGAAGCTGGAGGGCCCGCCGCCGGAGCCGCCGCTCCCGTACAGGCCGcgagcgcccgcgccgccgccgcccgccgtgCACTCTCCTCTCGCGCCGGGGCCCTGGCCGCCAGCCGCTTGCATCAACGGCGTCAAGCCCGAACTTATCGGCGGCCACTTCCCGCCACAACCGCAGGAGCCCAAGACTGGTGCGCGAGGGCCTACGCAATGGAGAGGGGCGCCCGCCGTTATCATGGGTGAATCCGGGGGTGTACGCACAATGTTCTGGACGTTACCGGCGCCCACTCCCGGGGGTGAGGCATCTGCAACGCCGAGCGGGTCGCACACGCCAACACCGCCGGCTTCCGACCCCTCTACATGTAGCGAGGAATCTGCGGCTAGGCTGCTTTTAAACCTTGGTGGTGAGTTAAGGCGACAGCGCGGCCCGCCATTGAACATGGAACTGTTATGGGCAGGCGACGTATCACAGCTGCCAGCTCACCAACAGCTCCACGCTCTGAACCTGAGTGCGGCGGCAGGCAGCACGGCCGGAGCTTCAGGCGCGCCGGCCCCAAGCCCACACGCTATGCCTCGTCCAGAACTCCGCGCCTACGCGCCCGAAGCTGAACGTGAAGAAGATGAACAGCCCATGATCTGCATGATATGCGAAGACAAAGCAACAGGTTTACATTACGGAATTATCACCTGTGAGGGATGCAAAGGCTTCTTCAAGAGAACTGTACAGAATAGACGCGTGTACACATGCGTCGCTGATGGAGGCTGTGAAATCACAAAAGCGCAAAGAAATCGATGTCAATACTGTCGCTTCAAGAAATGTATCGAACAAGGCATGGTTTTACAAG CTGTGAGAGAAGACCGCATGCCAGGAGGACGAAATAGCGGCGCagtgtacaatttgtacaaagTAAAATATAAGAAGCACAAAAAGGCAAATAAAGCAGCGACAACAACAAGCCGGGCGTCGCCACCAGAAAAGCCTAAAGAGCCAATGCCACCTCTCCCGCCACATCTGGTCAACGGCACTATTCTTAAGACTGCTCTCACCAATCCTAGTGag atgTGTTGCGTTCAGGTTGTCCACCTAAGGGCTCGATTAGAGAGCGCAGTATCATCCTCGCGGGACCGCGCGGTGCCGCTGGACAGGGCGCTGCACATGATCCGTGCCCTCATCGACTGCGATGCTATGGAGGACATCGCCACCGTGCGCCACCTACCCGATCTCCTGCACGACACCTCAGAAATAGGCGACAAGCTCTGCAAAATCGGGGACTCCATCGTTCACAAGATGGTCGCGTGGACGAAGAAACTCCCGTTTATAATGGAGATTCCGATGGAAATACACTCCAAGCTGCTGATGGAAAAGTGGCACGAGATCTCTGTGCTGACGACGGCGGCGTTCCAGGCGATGCACGGGAAGCACGCGCACGCGCCGCCCTCCTCGGACCACGAGCACGACTTCGTACAAGAG GTGAACGCAAACCTGCGGACGCTACAGAACTGCCTCACCTCGCTGATGGGGCGCCCCATCACCCTGGAGCAGCTGCGGCTGGACGTGGGGCTGGTGGTGGAGAAGATGACGCAGATCACCTGCGTCTTCCGCCGCATACAGCTTCGGATGGAGGAGTACGTCTGCCTCAAAGTCTACATATTGTTGAACCAAG AAGTGGAACTGGAAGGCATTCAGGAGCGATACGTGCAGGTTTTACGCAGTTATCTGGAACACGCAGCTCCCCACCATCCCGGCAGATTGCAGGAACTTTTTGCCAGGATACCTGAG ATCCAAGCAGCGGCGAACCTCCTACTCGAGAGCAAGATGTTCTATGTGCCGTTTGTGTTAAACTCGGCAGAGATCAGATAG
- the LOC134661593 gene encoding hormone receptor 4 isoform X1 — protein MMPDVYPKVSGPFYTSRFVPTPDRRIMTLSRGPCDLDNMSLFQDLKLKRRKVDSRCSSDGESAADTSTSSPDPGPPSPRMADAGCSTPPHPPPMFDDGSSPTPTPACHPTVIRSAPPYSVIKFEGAASSNKSDNSHAIKHASPTQHSSVKLEGPPPEPPLPYRPRAPAPPPPAVHSPLAPGPWPPAACINGVKPELIGGHFPPQPQEPKTGARGPTQWRGAPAVIMGESGGVRTMFWTLPAPTPGGEASATPSGSHTPTPPASDPSTCSEESAARLLLNLGGELRRQRGPPLNMELLWAGDVSQLPAHQQLHALNLSAAAGSTAGASGAPAPSPHAMPRPELRAYAPEAEREEDEQPMICMICEDKATGLHYGIITCEGCKGFFKRTVQNRRVYTCVADGGCEITKAQRNRCQYCRFKKCIEQGMVLQAVREDRMPGGRNSGAVYNLYKVKYKKHKKANKAATTTSRASPPEKPKEPMPPLPPHLVNGTILKTALTNPSEMCCVQVVHLRARLESAVSSSRDRAVPLDRALHMIRALIDCDAMEDIATVRHLPDLLHDTSEIGDKLCKIGDSIVHKMVAWTKKLPFIMEIPMEIHSKLLMEKWHEISVLTTAAFQAMHGKHAHAPPSSDHEHDFVQEVNANLRTLQNCLTSLMGRPITLEQLRLDVGLVVEKMTQITCVFRRIQLRMEEYVCLKVYILLNQEVELEGIQERYVQVLRSYLEHAAPHHPGRLQELFARIPEIQAAANLLLESKMFYVPFVLNSAEIR, from the exons GCGAGTCGGCTGCCGATACCAGCACGTCGTCGCCGGACCCGGGCCCGCCCTCGCCGCGCATGGCCGACGCCGGCTGCAGCACGCCGCCGCACCCGCCGCCCATGTTCGACGACGGCAGCTCACCCACGCCCACCCCGGCCTGCCACCCCACCGTCATTCGCTCGGCGCCGCCATACTCCGTCATCAAGTTTGAAGGAGCCGCCAGCTCCAACAAGTCTGACAATTCGCATGCCATTAAACACGCGTCGCCCACGCAACACTCCTCCGTGAAGCTGGAGGGCCCGCCGCCGGAGCCGCCGCTCCCGTACAGGCCGcgagcgcccgcgccgccgccgcccgccgtgCACTCTCCTCTCGCGCCGGGGCCCTGGCCGCCAGCCGCTTGCATCAACGGCGTCAAGCCCGAACTTATCGGCGGCCACTTCCCGCCACAACCGCAGGAGCCCAAGACTGGTGCGCGAGGGCCTACGCAATGGAGAGGGGCGCCCGCCGTTATCATGGGTGAATCCGGGGGTGTACGCACAATGTTCTGGACGTTACCGGCGCCCACTCCCGGGGGTGAGGCATCTGCAACGCCGAGCGGGTCGCACACGCCAACACCGCCGGCTTCCGACCCCTCTACATGTAGCGAGGAATCTGCGGCTAGGCTGCTTTTAAACCTTGGTGGTGAGTTAAGGCGACAGCGCGGCCCGCCATTGAACATGGAACTGTTATGGGCAGGCGACGTATCACAGCTGCCAGCTCACCAACAGCTCCACGCTCTGAACCTGAGTGCGGCGGCAGGCAGCACGGCCGGAGCTTCAGGCGCGCCGGCCCCAAGCCCACACGCTATGCCTCGTCCAGAACTCCGCGCCTACGCGCCCGAAGCTGAACGTGAAGAAGATGAACAGCCCATGATCTGCATGATATGCGAAGACAAAGCAACAGGTTTACATTACGGAATTATCACCTGTGAGGGATGCAAAGGCTTCTTCAAGAGAACTGTACAGAATAGACGCGTGTACACATGCGTCGCTGATGGAGGCTGTGAAATCACAAAAGCGCAAAGAAATCGATGTCAATACTGTCGCTTCAAGAAATGTATCGAACAAGGCATGGTTTTACAAG CTGTGAGAGAAGACCGCATGCCAGGAGGACGAAATAGCGGCGCagtgtacaatttgtacaaagTAAAATATAAGAAGCACAAAAAGGCAAATAAAGCAGCGACAACAACAAGCCGGGCGTCGCCACCAGAAAAGCCTAAAGAGCCAATGCCACCTCTCCCGCCACATCTGGTCAACGGCACTATTCTTAAGACTGCTCTCACCAATCCTAGTGag atgTGTTGCGTTCAGGTTGTCCACCTAAGGGCTCGATTAGAGAGCGCAGTATCATCCTCGCGGGACCGCGCGGTGCCGCTGGACAGGGCGCTGCACATGATCCGTGCCCTCATCGACTGCGATGCTATGGAGGACATCGCCACCGTGCGCCACCTACCCGATCTCCTGCACGACACCTCAGAAATAGGCGACAAGCTCTGCAAAATCGGGGACTCCATCGTTCACAAGATGGTCGCGTGGACGAAGAAACTCCCGTTTATAATGGAGATTCCGATGGAAATACACTCCAAGCTGCTGATGGAAAAGTGGCACGAGATCTCTGTGCTGACGACGGCGGCGTTCCAGGCGATGCACGGGAAGCACGCGCACGCGCCGCCCTCCTCGGACCACGAGCACGACTTCGTACAAGAG GTGAACGCAAACCTGCGGACGCTACAGAACTGCCTCACCTCGCTGATGGGGCGCCCCATCACCCTGGAGCAGCTGCGGCTGGACGTGGGGCTGGTGGTGGAGAAGATGACGCAGATCACCTGCGTCTTCCGCCGCATACAGCTTCGGATGGAGGAGTACGTCTGCCTCAAAGTCTACATATTGTTGAACCAAG AAGTGGAACTGGAAGGCATTCAGGAGCGATACGTGCAGGTTTTACGCAGTTATCTGGAACACGCAGCTCCCCACCATCCCGGCAGATTGCAGGAACTTTTTGCCAGGATACCTGAG ATCCAAGCAGCGGCGAACCTCCTACTCGAGAGCAAGATGTTCTATGTGCCGTTTGTGTTAAACTCGGCAGAGATCAGATAG
- the LOC134661593 gene encoding hormone receptor 4 isoform X2: MMPDVYPKVSGPFYTSRFVPTPDRRIMTLSRGPCDLDNMSLFQDLKLKRRKVDSRCSSDGESAADTSTSSPDPGPPSPRMADAGCSTPPHPPPMFDDGSSPTPTPACHPTVIRSAPPYSVIKFEGAASSNKSDNSHAIKHASPTQHSSVKLEGPPPEPPLPYRPRAPAPPPPAVHSPLAPGPWPPAACINGVKPELIGGHFPPQPQEPKTGARGPTQWRGAPAVIMGESGGVRTMFWTLPAPTPGGEASATPSGSHTPTPPASDPSTCSEESAARLLLNLGGELRRQRGPPLNMELLWAGDVSQLPAHQQLHALNLSAAAGSTAGASGAPAPSPHAMPRPELRAYAPEAEREEDEQPMICMICEDKATGLHYGIITCEGCKGFFKRTVQNRRVYTCVADGGCEITKAQRNRCQYCRFKKCIEQGMVLQAVREDRMPGGRNSGAVYNLYKVKYKKHKKANKAATTTSRASPPEKPKEPMPPLPPHLVNGTILKTALTNPSEVVHLRARLESAVSSSRDRAVPLDRALHMIRALIDCDAMEDIATVRHLPDLLHDTSEIGDKLCKIGDSIVHKMVAWTKKLPFIMEIPMEIHSKLLMEKWHEISVLTTAAFQAMHGKHAHAPPSSDHEHDFVQEVNANLRTLQNCLTSLMGRPITLEQLRLDVGLVVEKMTQITCVFRRIQLRMEEYVCLKVYILLNQEVELEGIQERYVQVLRSYLEHAAPHHPGRLQELFARIPEIQAAANLLLESKMFYVPFVLNSAEIR; encoded by the exons GCGAGTCGGCTGCCGATACCAGCACGTCGTCGCCGGACCCGGGCCCGCCCTCGCCGCGCATGGCCGACGCCGGCTGCAGCACGCCGCCGCACCCGCCGCCCATGTTCGACGACGGCAGCTCACCCACGCCCACCCCGGCCTGCCACCCCACCGTCATTCGCTCGGCGCCGCCATACTCCGTCATCAAGTTTGAAGGAGCCGCCAGCTCCAACAAGTCTGACAATTCGCATGCCATTAAACACGCGTCGCCCACGCAACACTCCTCCGTGAAGCTGGAGGGCCCGCCGCCGGAGCCGCCGCTCCCGTACAGGCCGcgagcgcccgcgccgccgccgcccgccgtgCACTCTCCTCTCGCGCCGGGGCCCTGGCCGCCAGCCGCTTGCATCAACGGCGTCAAGCCCGAACTTATCGGCGGCCACTTCCCGCCACAACCGCAGGAGCCCAAGACTGGTGCGCGAGGGCCTACGCAATGGAGAGGGGCGCCCGCCGTTATCATGGGTGAATCCGGGGGTGTACGCACAATGTTCTGGACGTTACCGGCGCCCACTCCCGGGGGTGAGGCATCTGCAACGCCGAGCGGGTCGCACACGCCAACACCGCCGGCTTCCGACCCCTCTACATGTAGCGAGGAATCTGCGGCTAGGCTGCTTTTAAACCTTGGTGGTGAGTTAAGGCGACAGCGCGGCCCGCCATTGAACATGGAACTGTTATGGGCAGGCGACGTATCACAGCTGCCAGCTCACCAACAGCTCCACGCTCTGAACCTGAGTGCGGCGGCAGGCAGCACGGCCGGAGCTTCAGGCGCGCCGGCCCCAAGCCCACACGCTATGCCTCGTCCAGAACTCCGCGCCTACGCGCCCGAAGCTGAACGTGAAGAAGATGAACAGCCCATGATCTGCATGATATGCGAAGACAAAGCAACAGGTTTACATTACGGAATTATCACCTGTGAGGGATGCAAAGGCTTCTTCAAGAGAACTGTACAGAATAGACGCGTGTACACATGCGTCGCTGATGGAGGCTGTGAAATCACAAAAGCGCAAAGAAATCGATGTCAATACTGTCGCTTCAAGAAATGTATCGAACAAGGCATGGTTTTACAAG CTGTGAGAGAAGACCGCATGCCAGGAGGACGAAATAGCGGCGCagtgtacaatttgtacaaagTAAAATATAAGAAGCACAAAAAGGCAAATAAAGCAGCGACAACAACAAGCCGGGCGTCGCCACCAGAAAAGCCTAAAGAGCCAATGCCACCTCTCCCGCCACATCTGGTCAACGGCACTATTCTTAAGACTGCTCTCACCAATCCTAGTGag GTTGTCCACCTAAGGGCTCGATTAGAGAGCGCAGTATCATCCTCGCGGGACCGCGCGGTGCCGCTGGACAGGGCGCTGCACATGATCCGTGCCCTCATCGACTGCGATGCTATGGAGGACATCGCCACCGTGCGCCACCTACCCGATCTCCTGCACGACACCTCAGAAATAGGCGACAAGCTCTGCAAAATCGGGGACTCCATCGTTCACAAGATGGTCGCGTGGACGAAGAAACTCCCGTTTATAATGGAGATTCCGATGGAAATACACTCCAAGCTGCTGATGGAAAAGTGGCACGAGATCTCTGTGCTGACGACGGCGGCGTTCCAGGCGATGCACGGGAAGCACGCGCACGCGCCGCCCTCCTCGGACCACGAGCACGACTTCGTACAAGAG GTGAACGCAAACCTGCGGACGCTACAGAACTGCCTCACCTCGCTGATGGGGCGCCCCATCACCCTGGAGCAGCTGCGGCTGGACGTGGGGCTGGTGGTGGAGAAGATGACGCAGATCACCTGCGTCTTCCGCCGCATACAGCTTCGGATGGAGGAGTACGTCTGCCTCAAAGTCTACATATTGTTGAACCAAG AAGTGGAACTGGAAGGCATTCAGGAGCGATACGTGCAGGTTTTACGCAGTTATCTGGAACACGCAGCTCCCCACCATCCCGGCAGATTGCAGGAACTTTTTGCCAGGATACCTGAG ATCCAAGCAGCGGCGAACCTCCTACTCGAGAGCAAGATGTTCTATGTGCCGTTTGTGTTAAACTCGGCAGAGATCAGATAG